In the genome of Dermacentor silvarum isolate Dsil-2018 chromosome 1, BIME_Dsil_1.4, whole genome shotgun sequence, one region contains:
- the LOC119436734 gene encoding protein FAM13B-like isoform X4 — MERCFFQVQWTAAARLACELERHSLRMRKPTFCTDVTVAEMTSANQNIEVCGESRMERVRKLLGSPHARRKSGTLALRIFGAPLDSLAQHGSVPFVVVRLCQYIENTGMGQEGLFRVSGNARLVEKLRWSFDQSGDAPLEAEGDVAVAAALLKLLFRELPEPLVPTDMHQAFLDAIQATVHDREECTRRLKCLVEQLPPSNFAVLKYLCHFLSRVAELEEHTRMNPSALGIVFGPNLFRFSEDLQGLKEQAVTNQVVTYFIDHYNSIFEGDAELSCTADASMNIQSGSTSTSSKCSGRMMQPLTVVIPPLDEAMLALKQDTLSAVPTLMIDSLIDDRCNQAIMYRAAKEGSSSGAAIPGRSCKRKERRISGEDTPAPRSSSEERPATGLRVEPELASRRCSSHEEVTTLETVHGYSSMTSGSSGRAGVPGDDSNRDLSPHPPQPKRREIETPSSSCPESSQEWREACRKAERPNPLHLQDVRYQGTRPEAAEEGSADRPMVDIDEPRHPPCDGREANGSPEEADGSVPNTPSTLNKDSIPPLDLNSFREEEPVLSEHRFSWPMVQALVDEEPVMPYLQKANSYEAPLSPSAYRSYLSHRSLHLDPNLPPSPPVEQDEFLKSNFKDEEASQTTVKQLSKRVHWLKKKVKQFEENFEKEHGYRPSHAEKMNHAEMKRTLLELNKLRKDLKNVKEENSLPEPAYLTFSSWGRDSLRGLCDMDDGSAKPTQMMEKALNDTLMCLAEKRRVAQRPDSVDDMTREQVLEEKLALQKALLRFESVHGRPSRRADRNLMRPLYDRYRSVKRLVGRNPLAKGKDSELQPILEHVAMNFTSPQPRSPPQELEEVVEDVTPVSAMAQIEAMSDMEEPVTSKKEVVEQVPMVLDKCSDSNLHELPLAELLQQQQQTKLEKRRLRKLLREFEEEFQKQTGR; from the exons ATGGAAAGATGTTTCTT TCAGGTGCAGTGGACGGCGGCTGCCAGGCTGGCCTGCGAGTTGGAACGTCACAGCTTGAGGATGCGCAAACCCACTTTTTGCACAGACGTCACAGTTGCTGAAATGACCTCGGCTAATCAG AACATAGAAGTATGCGGGGAGAGCCGCATGGAACGGGTGCGCAAGCTGCTAGGCTCACCACATGCCCGTCGCAAGTCTGGTACTCTAGCACTGCGTATCTTTGGCGCACCTCTCGACTCCCTGGCACAACATGGCTCAGTGCCATTTGTGGTTGTTCGCCTGTGCCAGTACATAGAAAATACAG GCATGGGACAGGAGGGCCTCTTTCGGGTGAGTGGCAATGCTCGTTTGGTTGAGAAGCTACGCTGGAGCTTCGACCAGTCAGGCGACGCACCTCTGGAGGCCGAGGGGGATGTAGCAGTGGCTGCTGCCCTGCTTAAGCTACTTTTCCGTGAGCTGCCCGAGCCTTTGGTGCCCACGGACATGCATCAAGCTTTCCTGGATGCCATCCAGG CCACTGTGCATGACAGAGAAGAGTGCACACGACGCCTCAAGTGCCTCGTGGAGCAGCTGCCACCGAGCAACTTTGCCGTGCTCAAGTACCTCTGCCACTTCCTGAGCCGAGTGGCTGAGCTGGAGGAGCACACACGCATGAACCCCAGTGCCCTCGGCATTGTCTTTGGACCAAACCTCTTCAG GTTCAGTGAAGATCTGCAGGGCTTAAAAGAGCAGGCTGTCACCAACCAGGTGGTGACATATTTCATTGACCACTACAATTCCATCTTCGAAGGTGATGCAGAGCTCTCATGCACAGCTGACGCTTCCATGAACATTCAAAGTGGCAGCACCAGCACCAGTAGCAAATGCAGCGGAAGGATG ATGCAGCCTCTTACTGTTGTCATTCCTCCGTTGGATGAAGCCATGTTGGCGCTGAAACAGGATACGCTTAGTGCGGTGCCTACGCTCATGATTGACAG TTTGATTGATGACCGCTGTAACCAGGCCATTATGTACAGGGCAGCCAAAGAAG GAAGCTCAAGTGGAGCTGCCATACCAGGTCGCAGCTGTAAGCGCAAGGAGCGCAGGATCTCTGGTGAAGACACTCCAGCCCCACGATCGAGTTCTGAGGAGAGGCCAGCCACTGGCCTTCGTGTGGAGCCTGAATTGGCATCTCGTCGATGCAGCAGTCATGAGGAAGTGACCACACTGGAAACTGTGCATGGATATTCCTCC ATGACATCTGGGAGCAGTGGCCGAGCAGGGGTGCCTGGAGATGACTCAAATCGCGACTTGAGCCCACACCCACCGCAACCCAAGAGGCGTGAAATTGAGACACCTTCCAGCTCCTGCCCAGAGAGCTCACAGGAGTGGCGTGAGGCCTGCCGGAAAGCGGAACGGCCTAACCCG CTGCATTTGCAAGATGTTCGGTACCAGGGCACACGACCCGAGGCAGCTGAAGAGGGCTCCGCAGACCGCCCCATGGTGGACATTGACGAGCCCCGTCATCCACCATGTGATGGGCGCGAGGCTAATGGAAGCCCAGAGGAAGCAGATGGCTCGGTACCCAACACGCCCAGCACTCTGAACAAAGACAGCATCCCACCGCTGGACCTCAATAGCTTCCGTGAGGAAG AACCTGTTCTATCGGAGCATCGGTTTAGCTGGCCCATGGTTCAGGCCCTCGTTGATGAAGAGCCAGTAATGCCATATCTCCAGAAAGCCAA TTCTTATGAGGCTCCACTGTCACCCAGTGCTTACAGGAGCTACCTGTCTCATAGAAG CCTCCACCTGGATCCAAACCTGCCGCCATCTCCTCCTGTTGAGCAAGATGAATTCCTCAAATC GAACTTTAAGGATGAAGAAGCCAGCCAAACAACTGTAAAGCAACTGTCCAAGAGAGTTCATT GGTTGAAAAAGAAGGTGAAGCAGTTtgaagaaaattttgaaaaagaacaTGGATATAGG CCATCTCATGCAGAGAAGATGAACCATGCTGAAATGAAGAGGACCTTGCTTGAACTGAACAAGCTGCGAAAGGATTTGAAGA ATGTGAAGGAGGAGAATAGCCTTCCGGAGCCTGCCTACCTGACCTTTTCATCGTGGGGTCGGGACTCACTCAGAGGGCTGTGTGATATGGACGATGGTTCAGCCAAGCCGACCCAAATGATGGAGAAAGCACTGAATGACACCCTCATGTGCCTGGCCGAAAAGCGCAGGGTTGCTCAGCGTCCAGACAGTGTGGAT GACATGACAcgtgagcaggtgctggaggaGAAGCTGGCACTGCAGAAGGCGCTACTGCGCTTCGAGAGCGTGCACGGCCGGCCCTCGCGACGCGCTGATCGCAATCTGATGCGGCCGCTGTATGACCGGTACCGGAGTGTCAAGCGCCTGGTGGGCAGGAACCCCCTGGCCAAGGGCAAGGACTCTGAGCTGCAGCCCATCCTGGAGCACGTTGCTATGAACTTCACCTCCCCACAGCCCCGGTCCCCGCCCCAG GAGCTCGAAGAAGTTGTAGAAGATGTGACTCCCGTTTCTGCAATGGCACAAATTGAGGCAATGAGTGATATGGAAGAACCGGTCACAAGCAAAAAAGAAGTGGTTGAGCAAGTGCCCATGGTGCTGGACAAGTGCAGTGATTCCAACCTGCATGAGCTTCCTCT GGCGGAGCTgcttcagcagcagcaacaaacgAAGCTTGAAAAGCGCCGGCTTCGCAAGTTGCTGAGAGAATTTGAAGAGGAATTTCAGAAGCAAACTGGGAGGTAA